A stretch of DNA from Spirosoma endbachense:
GAAACCAGATCCTGGTGCTCATGCGTACAATCTCTTTGTATAGTTACATACTTGCCCCCTTTAGTATTGGCAATCAACACATTACCCACTTTCACAAACTCACCTACCGTTTTGAGCTTGGCAAAATCAGCGTTTGTCAAATCAACCGTAAAGTTAATTGCACCTTTTGCTGTTTCGGCGTTACCCGTTAAACCCGAACTTGTTGTGGGCGTACCCGGAGTCGGTGATGGATCATCGCTCTTGCTGGAACAGGCTGTCAGTCCCGTACCCATACAATAGAAAGCCATTAGAGCTGCGCTGCTCATACCAAGGCTCCGCAAAAATTCACCACGCTTCATTTGGTCGGTCGTTGGATTGCTATTCATCTGTTTGTAGGTTGTTTAATGTAGCTACACTGAATGACGTTTGATACGATTACTTGTACTCGTTTACTGCCTGGAAAAATTTAAAGCTTGTACCGCAAGGATAGGAACGCTCCGGTACTTAACAGATCAATCTTAAAAAAACCAACTCCCTTCAGAGGAACTTTCATAAATGGCTCTACCTGCCATGACAGCCGCCGACTCACGGCCCGTTCATAACCCGCCGACAGGTTTAGTTGGCTAAACCCATAGCCGCCAGAATTGGTACTCCACTGCGACGGAGCCCCATAGGTATGGGGGGGATAATTTTCATACGTATAATCCTCCTTCAACATAATGTACGATGTTACTCCACCACTTATAAACCAACGACTTGGCTGCAATCGATTATCCAACCGAGGGCGCAGAGCAATGTCATACCGGACATTAACCGGAATATCAAGCATGTTACATTGCCCAATGATACCACCTGGTTTCGCCGGAAACTTTACCCAGTACTCTGCATCGGCATCATACTGTGACGAGGTTGCCTTGTAAACTTTGGTACTTCGGATTACGCCTGCCTGAACGCTCCAGCGCGGTGACTGGCGATACTCCAGCATGACACCAACATTAGTACCCGGCCGGGAAAAGTTCTGTAAACCAATGGAACTCAGGTCAGGAGCAACCGCCACCCGAACACTTAGCCCTCGCGACGATACCGGTGTTACTTGAGGCATAGCCAGCGGCTCCGATTTTTCTGGTTGAGTAATTTCCCGGTTTGCCAATCCTGGCAGCTTCATCAATTGCCACGGCCGAATTGTCAATTCAGCTAATGAAGGCAATGTTACTGGCGTATTCTCACTGATTTCAGTTGCCGTTGCAGCCGGCGTGTTTACCGTACTATTCGAACCATCAAACGGTATCATTTCGCCACCGTTCTTTGCCCTTTGCTTACGTAATGAACCGGTAGAATTTACGACATATACAGACGTTGACGCAGGGAAAAAATCGCGTTTAGCTAAAGCGATAGGTTTATTGCCCGATCGCGTCGACACGGCTTTCTCTTTCTTACCAAGCGACCCGGAACGACGATTATTCCGGGCGACTAAACGGGATGAACGTGTCGCGACAACTCGTGCTACTGGATTTGAATTCTCCGTATTCGTTTTGTC
This window harbors:
- a CDS encoding Rieske 2Fe-2S domain-containing protein, whose translation is MNSNPTTDQMKRGEFLRSLGMSSAALMAFYCMGTGLTACSSKSDDPSPTPGTPTTSSGLTGNAETAKGAINFTVDLTNADFAKLKTVGEFVKVGNVLIANTKGGKYVTIQRDCTHEHQDLVSYQLASDNFYCNAHGSTYATDGSVTVAIISGQAAMKLYKTTLSADGNKLTVTA